The DNA segment CCGAGGCGACGATCATGACACGAGCCGGCGCGTGCGCCGCGAGCCGCCGCAACAGCAGGTTCACCAGCAGGAAGTGCCCGAGGTGGTTCACGGCGAAGGTGCGCTCGTACCCGTCGGCGGAGCGGATCACCTGCTTGCCGCTCGTCTGCAGGCCGGCGTTGCAGACGATCGCGTGGATCGGCAGGTCGCGTTCCTCCACCTCCCGCGCGAACGTGCGCACGGCGGCGCAGGAGCCGAGATCGAGGCCCATCTCGCCGATCTCGGCGTTGCCCGTCTCGTCGCGGATGCGCGCGGCCGCGGCCGCCGACGCGCCGCGGTCGCGGCTCGCGATCACCACCGCCTGCCCGTCGCGCGCGAGCCGCCGCACGCACTCGTAGCCGATGCCGGAGTTGCCGCCGGTCACGAGGATCATTCCGCGCCGGGTCACGAGCCGCGATCGCTCCCGGAGCGGAGCCGCTCGTCGGCGAGGTCGGCGTCGCGGATCTCGATCGGCATGGCGTCGGCGGGACGAATGGCTCAGCGGCTCCGGAAACGATCTAGCCGCCGCGACGGATCATCACAACGACGGGCGTCGAACGCGAGCGTCGCGACGAACAGCCGCGCCAGCACGAGCTTGGCCGCCAGGCTCACGTCAGCAGAGCCGCCCGACGAGCGCCGGGATCGCCTGCTCGACGCGCAGCACGCGCGGCCCGAGCGACACGGGCTCGAAGCCCTGGCGCGCGAGCGCGCCGATCTCGTAGTCGGTGAATCCTCCCTCGGGGCCGATCGCCAGGGTGACCGGCGCCGCCGGATCACGCGGACAGGACGCGGCGGCCGGCGGGTGCGCGACGAGGCCCCGCGTCCCGGCGGCGAGCGCCGGCAGCTCGTCCTCCACGAAGGGCTTGAAGCGGCGGTGCAGCGTGACCGTCGGGAGGATCGTGTCGCCGGCCTGCTCGAGGCCGAGCACGAGCTCCGCCTGGACGGCATCCGCGGCGAGCAGCGGGCTCTCCCAGTAGCTCTTCTCGACCCGCCAGGCGGCGACGAGACAGAGCCGCTTCACGCCGAGCGTCGCGGCCGCCTGGAGCACCCGCCGGACGACCTTCGGGCGCGGGAGCCCGAGAACGAGCGCGAGCGGCAACGGCGGCGGCGGGTCGCGGTCGAGCGTGACGGCGAGTTCGAGGCCGGCGTCGTCGAGCCGCGCGACGGTCGCGGCGCCGAGCCGCCCGCCGAGCACCCCGACGCGCAGCACGGTGCCGACCGCGGCGCGGTGTACGGCCTGCACGTGCGCGACACGGCGATCCGCCGCGAGCCGCACGATCCCGTCGCGCGCCGCCGCGAGCTCGCCGGGTGCCAGGAGGAGCGTGTTCATCGTGGCTGCTGGAGATGAGGCAGGTCCGCGCCGCCTACGCGGCGTCGCCGGGCCCCGCCGCGAGCGGGCCGGCGCTGTCGGAGCGGATCGCGGCGCGCACGCGGCCGAGCGCGGTCACCGTCGCCGGCTCGCGAGCCGGCGCGGCGGCG comes from the Deltaproteobacteria bacterium genome and includes:
- a CDS encoding 16S rRNA (uracil(1498)-N(3))-methyltransferase, with the translated sequence MNTLLLAPGELAAARDGIVRLAADRRVAHVQAVHRAAVGTVLRVGVLGGRLGAATVARLDDAGLELAVTLDRDPPPPLPLALVLGLPRPKVVRRVLQAAATLGVKRLCLVAAWRVEKSYWESPLLAADAVQAELVLGLEQAGDTILPTVTLHRRFKPFVEDELPALAAGTRGLVAHPPAAASCPRDPAAPVTLAIGPEGGFTDYEIGALARQGFEPVSLGPRVLRVEQAIPALVGRLC